From the genome of Eucalyptus grandis isolate ANBG69807.140 chromosome 2, ASM1654582v1, whole genome shotgun sequence, one region includes:
- the LOC120290359 gene encoding uncharacterized protein LOC120290359 — protein sequence MVSQENIDPPFSAPRISFSADLLDESDFISINPDGHFHNQVTKAKETAAMDLEKKPRNGEFEFLAASMSPHKMMSADELFFEGKLLPFWQMQQSQRLKRITLKPKSGDSEEVRDGGRDQEPDREEEEVRSNRNYCNSNNRDQDQEQNRVSWFLDDDPSPRPPKCTVLWKELLRLKTKRRASSSLSPSSSSSSTSSSSSSLGDVASLDERKEARDRDRDRESSTNYVQRIRKGLERTRSNSIRIRPMVNVPICTHVRSASGGGGGSLPHLFPLKKGRV from the coding sequence atGGTTTCCCAAGAAAACATTGACCCACCATTCTCAGCCCCCAGGATCTCATTCTCTGCAGATCTTCTTGATGAGAGCGACTTCATCTCCATTAACCCAGATGGCCATTTCCACAACCAAGTAACCAAAGCCAAAGAAACCGCAGCGATGGACCTCGAAAAGAAACCAAGAAACGGTGAGTTCGAGTTCTTGGCCGCCAGCATGAGTCCCCACAAGATGATGAGTGCGGATGAGCTCTTCTTTGAGGGAAAGCTGCTTCCTTTCTGGCAAATGCAGCAATCCCAGAGGCTCAAGAGAATCACCCTCAAGCCGAAATCCGGAGACAGTGAAGAAGTCAGAGATGGAGGTCGAGATCAAGAGCCGgatcgagaagaggaagaggtgaGGAGCAACAGGAACTACTGTAATAGTAATAACAGAGACCAAGATCAAGAACAGAACAGGGTAAGTTGGTTTCTTGACGACGACCCATCGCCGAGGCCGCCCAAGTGCACCGTGTTGTGGAAGGAGCTCCTAAGGCTGAAGACCAAGCGGAGGGCTTCGTCCTCCCTCTCGCCCTCGTCCTCTTCATCGTCCACTTCGTCTTCCTCGAGCTCTCTCGGCGACGTGGCCTCCCTGGACGAGAGGAAGGAGgccagagacagagacagagacagggAGAGCAGCACCAACTATGTCCAGAGGATAAGGAAAGGGTTGGAGAGGACGAGATCGAACAGCATTAGGATCAGGCCCATGGTGAACGTGCCCATCTGCACGCACGTGAGGAGCGCgagcggtggtggtggtgggtcgTTGCCTCATCTGTTTCCGCTGAAGAAAGGAAGAGTTTGA